One window of the Capnocytophaga haemolytica genome contains the following:
- a CDS encoding SusC/RagA family TonB-linked outer membrane protein, with amino-acid sequence MKRKGMYYLWFAVLFFCVSLGYAQQITVKGTVKDSAGEPLMGASVVVKGTNHGTATDFDGKFELKVDKGAVLVISSVGFKTANVPAKAGAMNVVLQNDMQQLDDVVVIGYGVAKKKGVTGSVNLVTDKDFNKGQNLSADQLLQGKVAGVQISSASGAPGGGQNIRVRGTGSLTLNSNPLVVVDGVPMNDGAIGGSRSILNSINPEDIESMTVLKDASSTAIYGSRAANGVIMITTKKGKMGQETKVTLNTSIALNEVSKYVDLLSADDFRTLVNNTGTDTQKALLGTANTDWQKEIYQLAPTTNTTLGISGNLKSVPYRLSVGHNYADGILKTDKFQRGTAKLSLTPAFFNKSLRAEFNISGSYIKNRFADPGAIGAAIEYDPTQPVFNGSQYGGYHTWLDKGTKNNNAPTNPMALLKLKEDTSTVKRVISNLKLDYTLPFFKDITATINAGVDYTKSDGSKITDPRMPNTSADFNGVDESYSNEAINSLFDAYANYMKEIGKSNLSLMLGHSYQKFEFTNDSNKNEYFKNGKATINTPVLDKSRNVLISFFGRANYSFDDRYMLTATLRADASSKLNPDDRWGYFPSVALAWNAKNETFLKESESVNELKLRLGYGEVGNVNGLGDYLFLTRYIGSLNDGAYYQFGNQFISTARPEGLNRHLKWEVGNTVNIGLDYGFFKNRLSGSIDVYRKLTKDLIAESSVAPFTNYSSRIASNIGDMENKGIEFLVNIVPVRNDNVNWTLTYNIAYNKNEITKLTNIQNVGGIQGGTGNTVQRHQEGYAPYTFYLYQQVYGSDGKPIEGAYVDRNGDGKIDESDRYMGKSPYADVTMGLTTNLNYKNWDLNIATRASLGNYVYDNVSSANASLDRVYSDNILRNTPRTYYDTMLAARTTQTMLSDMYLHDASFFKIDNITLGYTFPKEDKISVRLYGTMQNVLTLTKYKGLDPEVLSVDTNNRATSGIDNNVYPRPRTYLLGVNVNF; translated from the coding sequence ATGAAAAGGAAAGGAATGTATTATCTATGGTTTGCAGTGTTATTTTTCTGTGTGAGCCTTGGCTATGCACAGCAGATCACTGTAAAAGGGACTGTCAAAGATAGTGCAGGTGAGCCCTTGATGGGGGCAAGTGTGGTAGTGAAAGGCACTAACCACGGTACTGCCACTGACTTTGATGGTAAATTTGAATTGAAGGTAGACAAAGGGGCGGTGCTGGTCATCTCCTCAGTAGGCTTCAAGACCGCTAATGTGCCTGCCAAGGCGGGTGCAATGAACGTCGTGTTGCAGAATGATATGCAGCAATTGGACGATGTGGTAGTCATCGGTTATGGGGTGGCTAAGAAGAAAGGCGTTACAGGTTCGGTGAACTTGGTAACTGACAAGGACTTTAACAAGGGGCAGAACCTCTCAGCTGACCAGCTCTTGCAAGGTAAGGTAGCAGGGGTACAGATCTCCTCTGCGAGTGGTGCACCAGGTGGTGGGCAGAATATCCGTGTGCGTGGTACAGGTTCACTCACACTGAACTCTAACCCCTTGGTGGTAGTAGATGGTGTACCGATGAATGATGGCGCTATTGGAGGTTCACGTAGCATTCTCAACTCTATCAACCCTGAGGATATTGAAAGTATGACGGTACTCAAAGATGCGTCATCAACGGCTATCTATGGTTCACGTGCTGCTAATGGGGTGATTATGATCACTACCAAGAAAGGTAAGATGGGACAAGAAACCAAAGTAACCTTAAACACGAGTATTGCCTTGAATGAGGTGTCTAAGTATGTGGATTTGCTCTCAGCTGATGACTTTCGTACTTTGGTAAACAATACAGGTACCGATACACAGAAGGCACTTTTGGGAACTGCTAATACTGATTGGCAGAAAGAAATCTATCAATTAGCCCCTACCACTAATACTACATTGGGCATTAGTGGTAACTTGAAGTCCGTACCTTATCGTCTTTCTGTTGGGCATAATTATGCTGATGGTATTTTAAAGACTGATAAATTCCAGCGTGGTACTGCTAAGTTGTCATTGACCCCAGCGTTCTTTAACAAGTCATTACGAGCAGAGTTCAACATTTCAGGCTCATATATCAAGAACCGCTTTGCAGATCCTGGGGCTATTGGGGCAGCAATTGAGTACGACCCAACGCAACCTGTCTTCAACGGCAGTCAGTATGGTGGCTATCATACTTGGCTTGACAAAGGTACTAAGAACAATAATGCACCAACTAACCCTATGGCATTATTAAAATTAAAAGAAGATACTTCAACTGTAAAACGAGTGATATCTAACTTGAAATTGGATTATACATTGCCGTTCTTTAAGGATATCACAGCGACCATCAATGCTGGTGTTGATTATACCAAAAGTGATGGATCTAAAATAACAGATCCTCGAATGCCTAATACATCAGCGGACTTTAATGGTGTGGATGAATCATATAGCAATGAAGCTATCAATAGTTTATTTGATGCGTATGCTAACTATATGAAAGAAATAGGCAAGAGTAATCTATCACTGATGTTAGGGCATTCTTACCAGAAATTTGAATTTACCAATGACTCTAATAAAAATGAATATTTTAAGAATGGTAAGGCGACTATAAACACACCTGTGTTAGACAAAAGCCGCAATGTATTAATCTCATTTTTTGGTAGGGCAAACTACAGTTTTGATGATCGCTATATGCTTACCGCTACCTTACGTGCAGATGCTTCATCCAAGCTCAACCCAGATGACCGTTGGGGCTATTTTCCATCGGTAGCTTTAGCGTGGAATGCTAAGAATGAAACCTTCTTAAAAGAGAGTGAAAGCGTTAATGAATTAAAGCTCCGCTTAGGTTATGGTGAAGTAGGGAACGTAAATGGCTTGGGTGATTACTTATTCTTAACCCGTTATATAGGAAGCTTGAATGACGGAGCTTATTATCAATTTGGCAACCAGTTTATTTCAACTGCACGCCCTGAAGGATTGAATAGACATCTCAAGTGGGAAGTGGGTAACACCGTAAATATTGGTCTTGATTATGGGTTCTTTAAGAACCGTCTCTCTGGTAGTATTGATGTATACCGCAAACTCACTAAGGACTTGATAGCTGAGAGCAGTGTAGCACCTTTCACTAACTACAGCAGCCGTATCGCAAGCAATATTGGTGATATGGAAAACAAAGGGATTGAGTTCTTAGTAAATATTGTGCCTGTGCGCAATGATAATGTAAATTGGACACTGACCTATAACATTGCCTATAACAAGAATGAAATTACGAAGTTGACCAACATTCAAAATGTAGGTGGAATTCAAGGAGGTACAGGTAATACTGTACAACGCCACCAAGAGGGCTATGCCCCTTACACATTCTACTTGTACCAACAAGTATATGGATCCGATGGAAAGCCTATTGAAGGGGCTTATGTAGACCGCAACGGTGATGGCAAGATTGATGAGAGCGACCGCTATATGGGTAAATCACCTTATGCTGATGTAACGATGGGGCTTACTACCAATCTCAACTATAAAAATTGGGATTTGAACATCGCTACCCGTGCAAGCCTTGGCAACTACGTATATGACAACGTATCCTCAGCTAATGCTTCGCTTGACCGTGTATACAGCGATAATATTCTACGTAACACCCCACGTACTTACTACGATACAATGCTTGCAGCACGTACTACCCAAACAATGCTCAGTGATATGTATTTGCACGATGCTTCCTTCTTCAAGATTGATAATATCACTTTAGGATATACCTTCCCTAAAGAAGATAAGATCAGCGTACGCCTTTACGGTACAATGCAGAATGTACTTACCCTTACTAAATACAAAGGATTAGACCCAGAAGTATTATCTGTGGATACTAATAACAGAGCAACCTCAGGCATCGATAACAACGTATATCCACGACCAAGAACCTATCTATTAGGTGTTAATGTAAATTTTTAA
- a CDS encoding SusE domain-containing protein produces MRKIAIIALLALTAITSCEKEDKATLDDSTTTISTTLSINSLVLTKDNASGEALTVSWKTSEFNIPVPVQSYTVEFSYNDQKAVVAATKSPLTLTGEELNNILAKLKFDAGVATDIKVKVLAKLGASKEIASAEKKLTATRYEDVIQPSEWGVVGTINGWGNTPDIPFWDTDDNLKVAYVTLKKSDEFKIRKGASWDKGGNLGGQTNPEKVILGQEKELLNAGNSGNLKVPEDGTYRIILDDKKPSIIVEKYSWGLIGNAAKGFGDKDDIAMTYNGAYDRWEIDSVVLTGGGDNRIKFRLNNSWSTNFGKGDTDGVLKSGGGDIPISKSGTYKVIMKFKGNTGSYEFIAK; encoded by the coding sequence ATGAGAAAGATAGCAATAATAGCACTGTTAGCGCTTACAGCAATAACAAGCTGTGAAAAAGAAGATAAAGCTACACTTGACGATAGTACCACTACAATAAGTACAACACTGTCAATTAATAGCTTAGTACTCACCAAAGATAATGCAAGTGGAGAAGCACTTACAGTGTCTTGGAAAACTTCAGAGTTTAATATACCTGTACCCGTACAGAGTTACACAGTTGAATTTTCATATAATGATCAGAAAGCTGTAGTAGCAGCCACCAAATCACCTTTAACTCTTACAGGAGAGGAACTCAATAATATCTTAGCAAAACTAAAATTTGATGCAGGTGTAGCTACAGATATTAAAGTAAAAGTTTTAGCTAAACTTGGCGCTAGCAAAGAGATTGCTTCAGCTGAGAAAAAACTTACCGCTACCCGCTATGAGGATGTTATTCAACCTTCTGAATGGGGAGTTGTAGGGACTATCAATGGCTGGGGTAATACTCCAGATATACCTTTTTGGGATACTGATGACAACCTAAAGGTGGCTTATGTTACTTTAAAGAAATCTGATGAGTTCAAAATACGTAAAGGAGCCAGCTGGGATAAAGGCGGTAACCTTGGAGGTCAAACAAACCCTGAGAAAGTAATCCTTGGTCAAGAAAAGGAACTGCTAAATGCAGGCAATAGTGGAAATCTAAAAGTTCCTGAAGATGGCACTTACAGAATTATCCTTGATGATAAAAAGCCAAGCATCATTGTTGAAAAATACTCTTGGGGGCTTATTGGTAATGCAGCTAAAGGATTTGGAGATAAAGATGACATTGCAATGACCTACAATGGTGCTTATGACCGTTGGGAAATTGACAGTGTAGTTCTTACAGGAGGAGGCGATAATCGTATTAAATTTCGCTTGAACAACAGTTGGAGCACCAATTTTGGTAAGGGAGATACTGATGGAGTATTAAAATCGGGCGGAGGCGATATTCCTATTAGTAAGAGCGGTACTTACAAAGTCATTATGAAGTTTAAAGGCAACACAGGCTCTTATGAGTTTATAGCTAAATAA
- a CDS encoding glycoside hydrolase family 97 protein yields the protein MRKILLFAAITMVQWLMAQQQQSPNGEVMLTFALTAEGAPTYRVDYKHKPVIKESRMGFALKNIESFDRGFTVVDTKTTTFDETWQPVWGEESHIRNHYNELAVRLRQKNTGREMLIRFRVYDEGVGFRYEFPRQAELKYFVIKEELTEFAMTGDYKAWWIAGDYDTQEYDYTESRLSQIRTLHDKAVTPNASQTPFSPTGVQTALMMKTDNGLYINLHEAALVDFPCMSLNLDDKKMVFQAWLTPDPRGDKGDIHTPFSTPWRTVMVSDDARNILASRLILNLNEPCALKDTSWIHPIKYVGVWWEMITGKSTWAYTDELLLEPLNKVDYTKLKPNGRHGANNDNVRRYIDFAAKHGFDQVLVEGWNIGWENWHDYDFVTSYPDFDLKALNDYAHSKGIKLMMHHETSGEAGNYERRLSDAYKLMKVYGYDAVKSGYVGDLTPRGEYHYSQWAVGHYLYAIKEAAKHHLMVNAHEAVRPTGLCRTYPNLIGNEAARGTEFEAFGGSKPFHTTILPFTRLQGGPMDYTPGILETQVWYTNPDNKSWARSTLAKQLALYVTMYSPLQMAADLPENYEKFADAFQFIKDVPVDWQKSVYLEAEPGQYITIARKDKHSDDWYIGNTSNENGHSSQLSLSFLDKSKKYEATIYADAANADYEHNPKAYTITKQKVTSKSKLKLRAAKGGGYAIALRVMR from the coding sequence ATGAGAAAAATATTGTTATTTGCAGCAATTACAATGGTGCAATGGTTGATGGCACAACAGCAGCAGTCGCCTAATGGTGAGGTGATGCTGACCTTTGCACTTACGGCTGAGGGAGCCCCTACCTATAGAGTGGATTACAAGCATAAGCCTGTAATCAAGGAGAGCCGTATGGGTTTTGCCCTTAAGAATATTGAGAGTTTTGATAGGGGCTTCACAGTAGTCGATACGAAAACAACTACTTTTGATGAAACTTGGCAGCCTGTATGGGGTGAGGAGAGCCATATTCGCAATCACTACAACGAATTGGCGGTAAGGTTACGGCAAAAGAATACGGGACGCGAGATGCTTATACGCTTTAGAGTGTATGATGAAGGGGTAGGCTTCCGCTATGAGTTCCCACGACAGGCAGAATTAAAGTACTTTGTCATCAAGGAGGAGCTCACTGAGTTTGCGATGACGGGCGATTACAAAGCGTGGTGGATTGCAGGGGATTATGATACTCAGGAGTATGATTACACCGAAAGCCGCCTTTCGCAGATACGCACCCTGCACGATAAGGCTGTAACGCCCAATGCCTCACAGACGCCCTTCTCACCTACAGGGGTGCAGACGGCGCTGATGATGAAGACTGACAACGGTCTCTATATCAATCTACACGAAGCTGCTTTGGTGGATTTCCCGTGTATGAGTTTGAATTTGGACGATAAGAAGATGGTGTTTCAGGCGTGGCTAACACCTGATCCTCGGGGCGATAAAGGCGATATACATACGCCTTTTAGCACTCCTTGGCGTACGGTGATGGTGAGCGATGATGCGCGCAATATTTTGGCATCGCGCCTTATACTCAACCTCAATGAGCCTTGTGCTCTGAAAGATACTTCGTGGATACACCCTATTAAGTATGTAGGCGTCTGGTGGGAGATGATCACAGGTAAGAGTACTTGGGCATATACGGATGAACTTCTTCTCGAGCCCTTGAACAAGGTGGATTACACCAAACTCAAACCCAATGGACGACACGGTGCTAACAATGATAATGTGCGCCGCTATATTGATTTTGCTGCCAAACACGGGTTTGACCAAGTGTTGGTGGAAGGTTGGAACATAGGCTGGGAGAATTGGCACGACTACGATTTCGTAACGTCCTATCCTGATTTTGACCTTAAAGCACTCAATGACTATGCCCATAGTAAAGGGATAAAACTGATGATGCACCACGAGACTTCGGGTGAGGCGGGCAACTATGAGCGACGCCTAAGTGATGCTTATAAACTGATGAAAGTGTATGGCTATGATGCTGTGAAAAGTGGTTATGTGGGTGATCTTACGCCACGTGGTGAATACCATTACAGCCAGTGGGCAGTAGGGCACTACCTCTATGCTATAAAAGAGGCGGCCAAGCACCACCTGATGGTCAATGCACACGAAGCAGTGCGTCCTACGGGTTTGTGTAGGACGTATCCGAACCTCATTGGCAATGAGGCTGCACGAGGTACTGAGTTTGAAGCCTTTGGTGGCAGTAAGCCTTTTCATACCACTATTTTGCCATTTACGCGCTTGCAAGGAGGGCCTATGGACTATACACCAGGCATCTTAGAAACGCAAGTATGGTATACCAACCCTGATAACAAGAGTTGGGCTCGTAGCACATTGGCAAAGCAGTTGGCATTATATGTAACGATGTACAGTCCGTTGCAGATGGCTGCTGACCTGCCCGAGAACTACGAGAAGTTTGCCGATGCCTTTCAATTTATCAAAGATGTGCCAGTGGATTGGCAGAAGAGTGTATACTTAGAGGCAGAACCAGGGCAGTACATCACCATAGCTCGCAAGGACAAGCATTCGGATGATTGGTATATAGGCAATACATCCAATGAAAATGGGCATAGCTCGCAACTGTCACTCAGTTTTTTGGATAAGAGTAAGAAGTATGAGGCAACTATTTATGCAGACGCTGCAAATGCTGATTATGAACATAATCCCAAGGCTTATACCATTACCAAACAAAAAGTAACCTCTAAAAGCAAGTTGAAGCTCAGAGCCGCAAAAGGAGGTGGTTATGCCATTGCATTGCGAGTAATGCGATAG
- a CDS encoding RagB/SusD family nutrient uptake outer membrane protein, translating into MKKYIITGIALAFSLTSCLKDLDQDPSIDPDSINESSVQNNLDYAKQTLAKVYASLALTGQKGPSDSPDIQGLDEGTTQFSRLLFYHQELPTDEAVVAWSDPGVPDFHNMNWTSSNGITEAMYYRLAQTVSFANAFIVNNQNSSFEEMKKYGVAEARFVRAYAYYYLMDLFGDTAITTDVKEKLTEKEKATRKQVFEFIEKELKEIEADLKEPRTNEYGRVDKAAAWALLSRLYLNAKVYTGTERYADCLTYAEKAINSGYSLAPKYSQLFLADNDTNGAEKENIFTINFDGLRSQTWAGTTFLIHAAIGGSMKKEDFGVNGGWAGIRATAGLVDKFAGSGTPPTSWTDKRAMFYTDGQEYEINDITKFVQGYAITKFKNVTSAGKAGKDPSGNYADTDLALIRLAEVYLNAAEAALATGDSAKALQYVNLLRTRAGAPTLTSITMDNILDERARELYWEGFRRTDLIRHGKFTTASYLWPFKGGVKDGRAVEDFRNLYPIPQNIVLNSEGVIKQNKGY; encoded by the coding sequence ATGAAGAAATATATCATAACAGGGATTGCCTTAGCTTTTTCGCTAACAAGCTGTCTCAAAGACTTAGATCAAGACCCGTCCATTGACCCAGATAGCATCAACGAGAGTTCTGTACAGAATAATCTTGATTATGCAAAGCAAACCTTAGCCAAAGTGTATGCTTCTCTGGCGCTCACAGGGCAAAAAGGTCCTTCTGATTCACCCGATATTCAAGGGCTTGATGAAGGTACTACACAGTTCAGCCGCTTACTGTTCTATCACCAAGAGTTGCCTACTGATGAAGCCGTAGTAGCGTGGTCAGACCCAGGTGTACCTGATTTCCACAATATGAATTGGACTTCAAGCAATGGGATTACCGAAGCAATGTACTATCGATTGGCACAAACTGTATCATTTGCAAATGCATTCATTGTAAATAACCAGAACAGTTCATTTGAAGAAATGAAGAAATATGGTGTAGCTGAAGCACGCTTTGTACGTGCTTATGCTTACTATTATCTAATGGATTTGTTTGGAGATACAGCCATCACAACAGATGTCAAGGAAAAACTCACAGAGAAAGAGAAAGCTACTCGCAAACAGGTGTTCGAATTTATTGAAAAAGAACTCAAGGAAATCGAAGCAGACTTGAAAGAACCTCGTACCAATGAGTATGGTAGGGTAGACAAAGCTGCTGCTTGGGCTTTGCTTTCACGCTTATACCTCAATGCAAAAGTGTACACAGGCACAGAACGCTATGCTGATTGTCTTACTTACGCAGAGAAAGCAATTAACTCTGGCTATAGCTTAGCCCCTAAATACAGCCAGTTATTCTTAGCCGATAACGACACCAACGGCGCTGAGAAAGAAAATATCTTTACCATTAACTTCGATGGCTTACGCTCTCAAACTTGGGCAGGAACTACCTTCCTCATCCACGCTGCAATTGGTGGTTCAATGAAAAAAGAAGACTTTGGTGTAAATGGTGGTTGGGCAGGTATTCGTGCTACTGCTGGTTTGGTAGATAAGTTTGCAGGCTCTGGCACACCTCCAACATCTTGGACTGATAAACGCGCTATGTTCTACACCGATGGACAAGAGTACGAGATCAACGATATTACTAAGTTCGTACAAGGCTATGCTATCACTAAGTTCAAGAACGTAACCTCAGCAGGCAAAGCAGGTAAAGACCCAAGCGGTAACTATGCAGACACAGACTTAGCACTCATTCGCTTGGCAGAAGTATATCTCAATGCTGCTGAAGCTGCTCTTGCTACAGGCGATAGTGCCAAAGCCTTACAATACGTCAATTTACTGCGCACTCGCGCTGGTGCACCTACGCTGACAAGTATTACTATGGACAACATACTTGACGAACGCGCGCGCGAACTCTATTGGGAAGGCTTCCGCCGTACTGACCTGATCCGTCACGGGAAGTTTACTACTGCCTCTTATCTCTGGCCTTTCAAAGGCGGTGTGAAAGACGGTAGAGCGGTAGAGGATTTCCGCAACCTATACCCTATCCCTCAAAACATCGTTTTGAACTCAGAAGGGGTCATCAAACAAAATAAAGGATATTAA
- a CDS encoding glycoside hydrolase family 97 protein — protein sequence MRKIFLLVTLLMSCVTMAQTQKSPNGDVTLTFALTADGTPTYKVAYKNKAVVNESKLGFLLKDTEPLTKGFKEVEKKTSTFKETWKPVWGEESEILNHYNELLVCLNQEGTNRKMNIRFRVYNEGVGFRYEFPSQKELTYFVIEEELSQFAMTGDHTAWWIPGDYDTQEYDYTESKLSEIRGLMKEAVTENVSQFAFSPTGVQTSLMMKTKDGLYINLHEAALVDYSLMNLNLDDKTFVFQSWLTPDAQGAKGYLQAPCHSPWRTIMVSDDARKILASRLILNLNEPCAIADTSWIKPVKYVGVWWEMITGKNSWSYTNDLPAVDLNTVDYTKTKPNGTHGATNEEVRKYIDFAAKHGFDQVLVEGWNIGWEDWFGHKKDYVFDFVTPYPDFDLKALNEYAHSKGVKLMMHHETSGSTRNYERHMKAAYELMNQYGYNSVKTGYVGDILPVGEHHYSQSTINHYLYVIKEAAKHKIMVNAHEAVRPTGLCRTYPNMIGNESARGTEYEAFGGNKVFHTTILPFTRLQGGPMDYTPGIFETEVKNVNPNNTSQVHTTLARQLALYVTMYSPLQMAADLPENYEKHMDAFQFIKDVPVDWQKSVYLEAEPGRYITIARKDKHSNDWYVGCTAHEGGHTSELLLNFLDKGKKYEATIYADAKDANWKTNPKAYTITKQKVNAKTKLKLTAAQGGGYAISIKEVRSK from the coding sequence ATGAGAAAGATTTTTTTGTTAGTAACACTGTTAATGAGCTGTGTAACAATGGCTCAGACGCAGAAATCGCCTAATGGCGATGTAACACTGACCTTTGCCCTTACGGCTGATGGCACGCCTACCTACAAGGTGGCTTATAAAAACAAGGCGGTGGTAAACGAAAGTAAATTAGGGTTTTTGCTAAAGGATACAGAACCTCTTACGAAAGGTTTTAAAGAGGTAGAGAAGAAGACTTCGACCTTTAAAGAGACTTGGAAACCCGTGTGGGGTGAGGAAAGTGAAATCCTCAACCACTACAATGAGCTATTGGTATGCCTTAACCAAGAAGGCACGAACCGAAAAATGAACATTCGTTTTCGCGTGTACAACGAGGGAGTGGGCTTCCGCTATGAGTTCCCTTCACAAAAAGAACTCACCTATTTTGTAATAGAGGAAGAACTCTCGCAGTTTGCGATGACCGGAGACCACACCGCTTGGTGGATTCCTGGGGACTACGATACCCAAGAATACGACTATACGGAAAGTAAGCTCTCCGAAATTCGCGGATTGATGAAAGAAGCTGTTACCGAAAACGTATCGCAGTTCGCTTTTTCACCTACCGGCGTACAAACTTCTTTAATGATGAAAACCAAAGACGGCTTGTATATCAATCTTCACGAAGCGGCTTTGGTAGACTACTCGCTAATGAACCTAAACTTAGACGACAAGACTTTCGTCTTCCAATCGTGGCTAACGCCCGATGCACAGGGAGCTAAAGGCTATTTGCAAGCCCCTTGTCACAGTCCTTGGCGTACTATTATGGTGAGTGATGACGCTCGTAAAATCTTGGCGTCACGCCTTATCCTCAACCTCAACGAACCTTGCGCTATTGCCGATACTTCGTGGATTAAACCTGTGAAGTATGTGGGCGTTTGGTGGGAAATGATTACCGGTAAAAACTCTTGGAGTTATACCAACGACCTTCCTGCAGTAGACCTTAATACGGTGGATTACACCAAAACCAAACCTAATGGTACCCACGGCGCTACCAACGAAGAAGTGCGCAAATACATCGATTTTGCAGCAAAACACGGCTTCGACCAAGTGCTTGTGGAAGGTTGGAATATAGGATGGGAAGACTGGTTCGGACACAAAAAGGACTATGTGTTCGATTTTGTAACTCCTTACCCCGACTTCGACCTTAAAGCTCTCAACGAATACGCTCACTCTAAAGGTGTAAAACTGATGATGCACCACGAAACTTCGGGCTCTACGCGCAACTACGAGCGCCATATGAAAGCCGCTTACGAGTTGATGAACCAATACGGCTACAACTCAGTGAAAACTGGGTATGTAGGCGATATCCTCCCTGTGGGTGAACACCACTATAGCCAATCGACTATCAATCATTACCTCTATGTGATTAAAGAAGCAGCCAAACACAAAATAATGGTGAATGCGCACGAAGCAGTACGCCCTACTGGTCTCTGCCGTACTTACCCGAATATGATAGGTAACGAATCAGCTCGCGGTACTGAGTACGAGGCTTTTGGAGGTAATAAAGTATTCCACACCACTATTTTGCCTTTCACTCGTTTGCAAGGAGGACCTATGGACTATACTCCTGGTATCTTCGAAACTGAGGTGAAAAACGTAAATCCTAATAACACCAGTCAGGTACACACTACTTTGGCACGCCAATTAGCGTTGTATGTAACGATGTACAGTCCGCTACAAATGGCAGCCGACTTGCCAGAGAACTACGAGAAGCATATGGACGCTTTCCAATTCATTAAAGATGTACCCGTAGATTGGCAAAAGAGCGTATACCTTGAAGCAGAACCAGGACGTTACATCACCATTGCGCGTAAAGATAAACACAGCAACGATTGGTACGTAGGTTGTACGGCTCACGAAGGCGGACATACCTCAGAGCTTCTGCTCAACTTCTTGGACAAAGGTAAGAAGTACGAGGCTACTATCTACGCTGATGCCAAAGATGCCAACTGGAAAACCAATCCGAAGGCATATACCATCACCAAACAAAAAGTAAATGCTAAAACCAAATTGAAACTTACTGCCGCTCAAGGCGGAGGGTATGCTATTAGCATTAAAGAAGTGAGAAGCAAGTAG